Below is a genomic region from Persicimonas caeni.
CGGCGTCGGCCATCGCGCCGAGCGTCTCGTCGAGCAGCGACTTCGCCGCCTTGCCGTCGCCCGCGGCGCGCAGCGTATAACTGCGTTGGATGCGCGCCGAGATGTGCTGCGGGCTGAGCGACTCGATGATGTGGCGGAAGCGTCCGTCGGCAGCGTCCCTCTTCTGCCGACGCTCCACCAGACCCATGACGTAGTGCTGGTGGACGGTCGGCTCGTCGAGCTCACTCAGCACGTGCGCCGCCATCGCGGCCGACTGCACATTGCCCGCGTCGAGGTGTGCGCGGACCATCGCAGTCGCTGCGGGCGCGAGCCCCGGGAAATTCTTTCGGGTCGCCGACAGCGCTTCGATGGCGTCGTCGGCGCGGCCGGTGCTCAGTAGACGGTAGGCGCGGGCGACTTGCAACCGCGGGTCGCCCGATAGGGCCTCTTCGGCACGCTCGATGGTCTTCTGCGAACCGTGTGTGTCGAGATGCTCGTAGCGGTACTCGATCATCGCCTCGAGGGCGGCCAGCTCGATGAGCGCGTCGTCGCGCGCCGTCTGGGCCGCGCCCATCAACCCGACGTCGGCGAGAAGCCCGTCCGCCGCAGCGCCCAAAAAGCTGTGCGCCGAGGTGGCTTTCTCGAGCGCCGCTTCGGCCTGCAGATAGTCGGCGTAGGTGTCGGTGGACGACGCCTGTCGATACGTCGCCACATGTTGTTCGACCGCACTCGCCGCCGAGCTCGACGCCGCGAAGACGACGCCGCCTAAGGCGAGGCCGGCTGTGAGCAGGACGCCCGGGACGATGAACTTGAGCTTGGAGGTCGCCGAGCCTTGGCCGGCGCCTGCCTGCGTGGTGTGTCGTGGCGACGGTGCCTGTTTCGACGTCGGCTGGCGCTGCTGTGACGGGTCGACGGCACGGTTGCGTGCAGTCGGTCGGTGCCTGGCGTCTTGTTGGCTCCGAAATTGAGGTTCGCCTGCAGCCTGGTGTCCGCCTCGAACCGAGGGCGGAAGAGGGCGCTTTTCCGATCTCGGTTGGTCCTGCGAAGGCGACTGGGGTGAAGGCGACTGGGGCGAAGCCTGCTTTGACGGTTTCGGCTTCGGTAAGCTCGGCTTCGGCAGACTCGGCTTGTTTGCCGGCTGCTCGCCTCGGTTCCCGTCGCGCCTCGCCCGCGGCTTGTGGACTTGGGTGGGCGGCTCCTCGGGGAATTCGGGCGCTGGCTCCGGCTCCGGCGTCGACGGCGCGGGGAGCTTCATGCCGAGCATCTCGGTCCGCTCGTCGGCGAAGTCGTCCTCGGCCAAATCCTCTTCAGTCGATAGGCGCGGGCTTTCGTGGAGGCGCGGCGTGCGTTCACGTAGCGGCTCGACCTGCTCGGTCTGATCGCCGCTGCCGCCCGACCGAAGTCTGTCGAGGTCGAGGGCGGCGGTGGCGTCCGCCGGGCCGGCCATCTGCTCGGCGGGCGAATCGAGCCCCCACTGCGACGCGACGAGTTCGTCCTCGCGGTGCACGTGGGAGCTGGTCGTGTCCGGGTCGGCGGGCGCGCTCTCGTCGACGGGCACGCCCAGATCCAACAACAGGTCGTCGAAAGAGCGGTCGGCCGGGTCGTCGTCGTAGGTATCGACGAGCGTATCGAAGATGCTCGGCGTGCCGGGCCCCTGCAGCTCGGCTGCGCCCGCGGCGAGTTCGAAGGACGACAGATTCGAGAACGAGCCGTCCTCGAAGACCGACGAACCGCTCGGATCGTCGGGAAGCTGCGGGGTAGGCCCGCTCGCCGACACATTCGGCTGCGTCGTATCGTCTTGGACCTCACCAAACGGGTCGGTCTCACGCTCGAGCGGCGGCATCGGCCCGGTCGCGTCGCCGATCGGCTGGGTCGGATCGTTCTGAGTCGGATCGTCTGGGGTGTCGGGAAGTTGCTGCTCGAGCTTGAAAAGCCGCAGCTTCGATGCGCCGAGGCGCTCGGCCTTGGCCAGCGTCTGCCTCGCCTGCGCGTGCCGACCGGCCTTGAGCTGCGCTTCGGCCAACAACAACACCGACGGCACGTCGTTGGGCTGCTCGGCGAGCAGCTGGCCGAGCAGGCGGGCGCTCTCTTCGAAGTTGCCGTGCTTTTGGTGCAGCGCAGCCAGACTCTTTCGCAGGTGGGTACTCGGATGGCGCTCACAAGCAGCCGCGAGAAGCGCACACGCGCGGTCGGCGTCGCCCTGGATCTCCAGGTTGCGCGCCGTCGTCAGCACCTGCATTTCTGTGGCGGGCAGCGAGTCGAGCAGATGGTCGTACTCGGCGCCCAGCTTGGAAGGCTGCATAGACCGGGGGGAGGTGGTGAGACTATCCCTTGCGACACTGTTATCGTCCACGGGCAAAGTAGCACATTGGTGGGGTGGGTGCCACCAGCGGCGTGGAGCCTGCGAGACTCGAGTCGTGGGGATTTTTTGACGGGCAGCGATGCTGCGGTAGAGTCTGCGTATCGAGTCGCGCATGGACTGCGCATGCTGAAAGTCTCCAAGGAGGAGCCGATGCCTATCTCAAGAACTCACCGAATCATCCTCGCCCTGTTGGCCGCCGGAACCGTCGGACTCACTGCCTGCGGCGAACCTGTCGAGCCGCTGGGCGACGGAAGCCTGGCGTTGAGCTGGCAGGTCAGCCCGCATGGCTGCCAAGAGGCGGGCGTCGACACGATCAGCGTCCGGCTCGAAAACGCCCACCGAAGCTTCGCCGAGAACTACGCGTGCACCGAGGACGAAGTCATCGTCGAGGGGATCGCCTCGGCGAACTACGAGCTGACGCTTGTGGGCCTCGACGCCGCCGACCGCGAGACGTTCATCTCCGAGCCGCGCGTGGTGACCATCGGCGCCGAGAAGCTCAACGAGACCTCGATGGTGCGCCTGACCGCCAAGCCGGCCACCGCCGAAGTCGCCTGGCGCTTCGAAAACGGCCGCGTCTGCGGCGCTAACGGCGTCTCGCGCATCGAGGTCGCCGTCTACGACCACGCCTTCTACGAGATCAAGCGCCAGCGCTTCTCCTGCGACGCCGGCGTCGGCCTCGTCGCCGGCATCATCGCCGGCGACTACATCGTCGAAGCAGTCGCCGAGGGCGACGACGCCACCTGGCGCGGGGTGTCCGAGACGACGCTCAAGCGTGGTGACCACGCGCTGGTCGACGTGGAGCTCGGGCGCGACTGAGCTTTTCACGCCACGCGCAACACCGTCTTTCCAGCAGCGCCGCCACTCTCCACCGCCTCATGCGCCTGCGCCGCCCGGTCGAGCGGGTACACCGACTCGACGACCGGGCGCACCGCGCCCGCTTCGATGAGGCGAGCGACCTTCGCAAGCTCCTCACCCGACGGTGTCACCCACACATGCTCGAGGCGCTTTTCGCGCCCGAAGAGCTTGGCCGCGGGCCGCACCAGCGGAAACGCAAAGCTCGACAGCGTCGCCACGTTCTGCACGTACACCCCCGCGGGCCCCAACACCCCACAACACTCGCCGAATGACCGATTGGAGACGACGTCGTAGACCACGTCGTACTGCCTCGACTCCTCGCAAAAGTCGGTCTCCCGGTAATCGATGACCCGATCCGCCCCGAGCCCCTCGACGAGTTCGACGTTCCGGGCGCTGCACACCGCGGTGACATGGGCGCCGAGCGCCTTGGCGATCTGCACCGCAAAGCTGCCCACACCTCCCGAAGCCCCGTTGATCAAAATACGCTGCCCCTCCCGAAGCTTCGCACGGTCGACGAGCGCCTGATGCGCCGTCAGCGCCGCCAACGGAACCGCCGCCGCCTCGACGTGCGACAGGTTCTGCGGTTTGCGGCACAAGGTGTCGGCCCGCGTGACCGCGTACTCCGCATAACTCCCGCTCATCGCAAACCCGTTGCACGCGCGCCTGGCGTTGGCGTCGAGCATGCAGAAGACCTCGTCCCCGGGCGCAAACCCCTCGACGTCGGCCCCCACCTTGACGACCCTCCCGGAGACGTCGTTCCCGAGCACCAGCGGAAACCTACGCCGCAACATCAAGCGCAGCTCACCGCTGCGCGTCTTGCAATCGAGCGGATTGACCGACGCCGCCTCCACCGCAATGACCACCTGATTGGCCGCGCATTGCGGCCGTGGCGCGTCTTGGACATATTCGAGGACGTTCGGGGCTCCGTAGCCCCGCATGACAACTGCTTTCATGGTATGACTTCCCGTAAGCATTCGTGTTCGGCCACCTCGCGCACAGCGCGTCAGGCGGCACCATTGGGCGAACCGTGTGGGATAAACGCCGGCAAGAATGCGTCAAGTCGGAAGGGTGGGAAAGTCGCGCGCTCTGATTGAGTCACTCTTCGGCTAGCGCGGAGCGGGGGCTTGCCCCCTTGCTGGGCTAAACAGGACGTAGCCCTCGCCGGTGCAGCCCTTTATGCGGTTTAACCGTGCAAGGCTCGCCTTGGGGTTAGGCGTGTGAATCCTGAACTCGGCTCATTTTGGAGCGCCGCGATTTGGCGAAATCGGTTGTCACGAATAGCCGACGCACCACGTCGGACAATGCAACGCAAACGCCGATTGCCGATCAACACCCCGGGGCAAGCCCGCGGGGCTGCACGGGCGCCCCAAACAACGGGGCGGGCTCCGCGGGCAGCAAGCAGCCGCTCCGCGGTCGTGCTAGAGCCGGTCCAAGCGAGCGCGCGCCGCGCCCCGGCCATTGTTGTTCGTTTGAGCTGAGGCGGAGCCGCGACCGCGCCCGCGCCCGCGACCCCGCCCCGTAGTTTAACCTGCATGGCCTCCGCAGCGCGTATCTCGCTCCGGTCGAGCGCATGCGGCCAACTCGAACCGACGGGCATAATGACCTCATTGCTGTCGAACGGCGGGGCGCGGTCGCGGGCGGGGGCGCGGTCGCGGGTTGAGGCGCCCGCCGCGCTGAGCGCACGCATCATTGCTCCGGGTCGCCCCTTCGTCGTCCCCACATAAATCCAGTTCACCCCGAACATCGCCGGCCTCGCCTCGATATTGGCGAAGCGGCCGGTCGACGCCATTATGCCGATGAACTCGTCGCCGCAGGAGCGGCTGGGACGGCCGGCGCGTCTTCCGCAGTTCCGCAGCGCGACCCCCGCCGAGGGCAACAGTCGTCGTCCTACGGACGACTCCCTCGCCCCCGGCTACAAATTCTGTATCACCCACGAGGGGTTTGAGGCTGTAGGCCCAGCAACGACCACCGGCTCGGCCAGTCGAGTGCATCCTGCAGTTGGCAACAGCCTGGGAATCCCTGCAATGACTACAAGCTCGAACCCCTTGGGGTGATACGGAACGTGTAGCTGCGGGCGAGTGAGGCGACCACCGGAAGCCGAACGTTGCCCGTAGCGGCGGTCGGTGCTCGCAAAGACGGCCATCGAGGGCGCGGCGTCGATCGACAAGGAGGCGGTCTACGGGGCGTGGGGCGAGCCGGTGGAGGTGTCTTCAGTGGCCAAGCCGCGCCACCAGTTTGTGGAC
It encodes:
- a CDS encoding tetratricopeptide repeat protein, with the protein product MQPSKLGAEYDHLLDSLPATEMQVLTTARNLEIQGDADRACALLAAACERHPSTHLRKSLAALHQKHGNFEESARLLGQLLAEQPNDVPSVLLLAEAQLKAGRHAQARQTLAKAERLGASKLRLFKLEQQLPDTPDDPTQNDPTQPIGDATGPMPPLERETDPFGEVQDDTTQPNVSASGPTPQLPDDPSGSSVFEDGSFSNLSSFELAAGAAELQGPGTPSIFDTLVDTYDDDPADRSFDDLLLDLGVPVDESAPADPDTTSSHVHREDELVASQWGLDSPAEQMAGPADATAALDLDRLRSGGSGDQTEQVEPLRERTPRLHESPRLSTEEDLAEDDFADERTEMLGMKLPAPSTPEPEPAPEFPEEPPTQVHKPRARRDGNRGEQPANKPSLPKPSLPKPKPSKQASPQSPSPQSPSQDQPRSEKRPLPPSVRGGHQAAGEPQFRSQQDARHRPTARNRAVDPSQQRQPTSKQAPSPRHTTQAGAGQGSATSKLKFIVPGVLLTAGLALGGVVFAASSSAASAVEQHVATYRQASSTDTYADYLQAEAALEKATSAHSFLGAAADGLLADVGLMGAAQTARDDALIELAALEAMIEYRYEHLDTHGSQKTIERAEEALSGDPRLQVARAYRLLSTGRADDAIEALSATRKNFPGLAPAATAMVRAHLDAGNVQSAAMAAHVLSELDEPTVHQHYVMGLVERRQKRDAADGRFRHIIESLSPQHISARIQRSYTLRAAGDGKAAKSLLDETLGAMADAASPLQKARAHIAMGDLYLDDDSPARAEEQYRKALKAVPQRSEVYTPLIELYRDDGRLDKALELIEDAASQGAQSPDLALRRAELLRLTGRPESALAELDDEELVSARARWLEGMALVDLDRLDEASEAFAAATQMSDEFAPARAYHLLSEELGSREERDEIGDGLDNLLGKYPLDPHVLRAGALAAMHVAGVTDSRSARDKLLQRAGKLLERAKEHGGNEAVLLFDLCRQQMLAGDASNASINCGKGRRLNGTYLPGLLTMADLELRRGRADAVLEMLGDIADRFPDDPRISQWKALAHLERFEVERAEKAINRWAGTQAAKSPLHLRVEGRLAFARGRYTSALGYFQRAHEKAPDDARAALFYAHTLTRLGEHERAVDIVRDYTTDLEFEPVAWIIYGEARRRQGRFGDARENFGLALSKLDDAIAPPWRSSQAYTQLALAWADRYGFRHRFVGRYLYRGAKRGDADFPPLNAARGAYYLKQRRPDRDAAADAFEKVVEFEPFNCDALGSLRAIYEQWDSTDKLERIGRLHTEHCED
- a CDS encoding NAD(P)-dependent alcohol dehydrogenase; translation: MKAVVMRGYGAPNVLEYVQDAPRPQCAANQVVIAVEAASVNPLDCKTRSGELRLMLRRRFPLVLGNDVSGRVVKVGADVEGFAPGDEVFCMLDANARRACNGFAMSGSYAEYAVTRADTLCRKPQNLSHVEAAAVPLAALTAHQALVDRAKLREGQRILINGASGGVGSFAVQIAKALGAHVTAVCSARNVELVEGLGADRVIDYRETDFCEESRQYDVVYDVVSNRSFGECCGVLGPAGVYVQNVATLSSFAFPLVRPAAKLFGREKRLEHVWVTPSGEELAKVARLIEAGAVRPVVESVYPLDRAAQAHEAVESGGAAGKTVLRVA